A section of the Ochotona princeps isolate mOchPri1 chromosome 19, mOchPri1.hap1, whole genome shotgun sequence genome encodes:
- the PFN3 gene encoding profilin-3, which yields MGDWKGYISAVLRDQRIDDVAIVGHSDNRCVWASRPGGLLAAISPQEVGVLTGPDRQTFLQAGLSVAGRRCCVIRDYLLAEGDGVLDARTKGLDGRAVCVGHTPRALLVLMGRRGVHGGLLNKTVHELIRGLRKQGA from the coding sequence ATGGGCGACTGGAAGGGCTACATCAGTGCGGTGCTGCGGGACCAGCGCATCGACGACGTGGCCATCGTGGGCCACTCGGACAATCGCTGCGTGTGGGCGTCGCGGCCCGGGGGCCTGCTGGCCGCCATCTCCCCGCAGGAGGTGGGTGTGCTCACCGGGCCCGACCGGCAGACCTTCCTGCAGGCCGGTCTGAGTGTGGCCGGCCGCCGCTGCTGTGTCATCCGTGACTACCTGCTGGCTGAGGGCGACGGTGTGCTGGACGCGCGCACCAAGGGGCTGGATGGGCGTGCCGTCTGCGTGGGCCACACGCCGCGCGCGCTCCTTGTGCTCATGGGCCGGCGCGGCGTGCATGGAGGACTCCTCAATAAGACAGTGCACGAGCTAATCCGTGGGCTGCGCAAGCAGGGCGCCTAG
- the F12 gene encoding coagulation factor XII, with amino-acid sequence MPGHLPGPQKVCLPAVLTVTGEPCHFPFQYRRQLYYTCIHHARPGPRPWCATTPNFDQDQQWAYCQERQKVQDHCGKHSPCHRGATCVNTPRGPHCFCPQHLTGKHCEREKCFEPQLLRTFHENDVWHRFEAGGVARCRCKGPDAHCKLLASQVCPTNPCLNQGRCLMAEGHRLCQCPPPYKGPFCDLDTEASCYQGRGLNYRGMAKTTVSGASCQSWDSEATYRNMTAEQALRLGLGHHAFCRNPDNDLRPWCFVLSGDRLSWEYCALEPCQTPAQTAPPVRVLPERQDSPLPRPSAQQKPQPTTLTPLPPPAETSALPDVSQGQTPPFQCGQRLRKQLSRIVGGLVALPGAHPYMAALYWGHSFCAGSLIAPCWVLTAAHCLQNRPAPEELTVVLGQELHNQSCARCQTLTVRSYHLHEDFSPISYQHDLALLRLQESATGSCALLSTYVQPVCLPSGIAQTAESEGALCEVAGWGHQYEGAEEYSSFLQEAQVPLVSSERCSAPDVHGAAILPGMLCAGFLEGGTDACQGDSGGPLVCEEGDEKPKLTLRGIISWGSGCGDRYKPGVYTDVANYLAWIREHTAT; translated from the exons ATGCCTGGACACCTGCCAGGTCCTCAGAAAGTGTGTCTTCCTGCAGTTCTCACTGTCACCGGGGAGCCCTGCCACTTCCCCTTCCAGTACCGCAGACAGCTATACTATACCTGCATCCACCATGCCCGGCCCGGCCCCCGGCCCTG GTGTGCCACCACACCCAACTTCGATCAGGACCAGCAGTGGGCGTACTGCCAGGAGCGCCAGAAAGTGCAAG ATCACTGTGGCAAACACAGTCCCTGTCACAGAGGAGCGACGTGTGTGAACACACCCCGGGGTCCACACTGCTTCTGCCCACAGCACCTCACAGGGAAGCACTGCGAGCGAG AGAAGTGTTTTGAGCCTCAGCTCCTCCGGACCTTCCATGAGAACGACGTTTGGCATAGGTTTGAGGCGGGAGGTGTGGCCAGGTGCCGTTGCAAAGGTCCTGATGCGCACTGCAAGCTATTGGCCAGCCAGG tgTGCCCCACCAACCCGTGCCTGAACCAGGGCCGCTGCCTAATGGCGGAGGGACATCGCCTGTGTCAGTGCCCCCCACCCTACAAAGGGCCCTTCTGCGACTTGG ACACGGAAGCCAGCTGCTACCAAGGCAGAGGGCTCAACTACCGGGGCATGGCCAAGACTACCGTCTCGGGAGCCTCGTGTCAGTCGTGGGACTCGGAGGCCACCTACCGGAACATGACGGCCGAGCAAGCGCTGCGTCTGGGACTGGGCCACCACGCCTTCTGCCG GAACCCCGACAATGACCTCCGGCCGTGGTGCTTCGTGTTAAGCGGCGATCGGCTGAGCTGGGAGTACTGCGCCCTGGAGCCATGCCAGACTCCAGCCCAGACCGCGCCTCCGGTCCGGGTGCTCCCGGAGCGGCAGGACTCACCCTTGCCTCGGCCCTCGGCACAGCAGAAACCTCAGCCCACCACCCTGACGCCGCTGCCTCCTCCGGCCGAGACCTCAG CCTTGCCCGACGTGTCCCAGGGGCAGACGCCCCCGTTCCAGTGCGGACAGCGGCTCCGCAAGCAGCTGAGCAGGATTGTCGGTGGCCTGGTGGCTCTGCCCGGGGCACACCCCTACATGGCCGCGCTGTACTGGGGCCACAGTTTCTGTGCCGGCAGCCTCATCGCCCCGTGCTGGGTGCTGACGGCGGCCCACTGCCTCCAGAACAG ACCGGCGCCAGAAGAGCTGACGGTGGTGctaggccaggaactccataacCAAAGCTGCGCGCGGTGCCAGACGCTGACTGTGCGCTCCTATCACCTGCACGAGGATTTCTCACCCATCAGCTACCAGCATGACTTAG CTCTTCTGCGCCTGCAGGAGAGTGCGACCGGCAGCTGCGCGCTCCTGTCCACTTACGTGCAGCCCGTGTGCCTGCCCAGCGGCATCGCCCAGACTGCGGAATCAGAGGGCGCGCTCTGCGAGGTGGCTGGCTGGGGCCACCAGTATGAGG GGGCCGAGGagtactccagcttcctgcaggaggcACAGGTGCCCCTGGTCTCCTCCGAGCGCTGCTCCGCCCCCGACGTGCACGGAGCCGCCATCCTCCCCGGAATGTTGTGCGCCGGCTTCCTCGAGGGCGGCACGGACGCGTGCCAG GGTGACTCCGGGGGTCCTCTCGTGTGTGAGGAAGGGGACGAGAAGCCGAAGCTCACCCTGCGAGGCATCATCAGCTGGGGCTCGGGCTGTGGCGACCGCTACAAGCCTGGCGTCTACACGGATGTGGCCAACTACCTGGCTTGGATCCGGGAACACACTGCTACCTGA